Proteins encoded together in one Campylobacter concisus window:
- a CDS encoding phosphoribosyltransferase: MIFYSYDEFAVDAKKMAKQIKDEFDPEVILAVARGGLTLGHSLAVALENRNLFTLNSIHYEDTNKLDTIQIFNVPDLSAYKKILLVDDIIDSGESMVEIKRELLKRYPNLDIKIATVFYKEKALLLPEFKVKEAHDWVEFFWDIHI; encoded by the coding sequence ATGATATTTTATAGCTACGATGAATTTGCCGTTGATGCCAAAAAGATGGCAAAACAGATAAAAGATGAGTTTGATCCAGAGGTAATACTAGCTGTGGCAAGAGGTGGTTTAACGCTTGGCCACTCGCTAGCTGTTGCGCTTGAAAATAGAAATTTATTTACCTTAAATTCTATCCACTATGAGGATACAAACAAGCTTGATACGATACAAATTTTTAACGTGCCAGATCTTAGCGCGTATAAGAAAATTTTGCTTGTTGATGATATCATCGATAGCGGCGAGAGCATGGTCGAGATAAAAAGAGAGCTGCTTAAACGCTATCCAAATTTAGATATAAAGATAGCGACTGTATTTTACAAAGAAAAGGCTCTGCTTTTGCCTGAATTTAAGGTAAAAGAGGCTCATGACTGGGTTGAGTTTTTCTGGGATATACATATTTAA